In the Paramormyrops kingsleyae isolate MSU_618 chromosome 6, PKINGS_0.4, whole genome shotgun sequence genome, one interval contains:
- the LOC140591715 gene encoding uncharacterized protein yields the protein MIVKVQYQTIRKYIKIPKASFEDFITEVKVKFTIPSNKVVKVTDDTGTEVDEDVFADLLTSKDICFVILDDSDGISTSNSSTTLTDTTSLSSSSRESDSESCNPQKRVRREEEVLQCSAAKDMVYKILLSKPGGIAVLTEYEETGTICDSSRRQMVNILAAQMTESEGRIPQRITKEKYALGIITLFPALKDPFSKKGYEHFYDSQSGSGFLAWRIKTIQRKTKLPVKSSQPPVETTGGATLDRNIHHLQSSEESFQEAIALMNHISDRETILLKMRETFEYRQRLVHNPETSGTVLSVFPRLLDTQGLILQDFSLLFGDEIAVRLLEKWHTSFKAKVIKEAETLTCTPLIQRLLRSAKDQQGEQTVDYSAEWDSDMASLLLLLHISPILLHHPHLMEGRKCRGSVHAKLWTMW from the exons ATGATTGTAAAAGTGCAATACCAGACGATCAGAAAATACATCAAAATCCCCAAAGCTTCCTTTGAGGACTTTATCACAgaag tcAAAGTAAAATTCACTATACCATCTAACAAAGTGGTAAAAGTTACTGATGACACTGGGACAGAAGTTGATGAAGATGTATTTGCTGATCTTCTGACGTCAAAGGACATATGCTTTGTCATCTTGGATGACAGTGATG GTATTTCCACTAGCAATTCCTCAACCACCTTGACAGACACAACGTCCTTGTCCTCCTCAAGCAGAGAGAGTGACAGTGAAAGTTGTAACCCACAGAAACGGGTAAGAAGAGAGGAGGAGGTGTTGCAGTGTTCAGCAGCCAAAGAC ATGGTGTACAAGATTCTCCTCTCAAAACCTGGAGGGATAGCAGTGCTTACAGAATATGAGGAGACAGGAACAATTTGTGACAGCTCAAGAAGGCAAATGGTGAACATCCTTGCTGCACAAATGACAGAATCAGAAGG gAGGATTCCACAGCGAATTACAAAGGAAAAATATGCTCTTGGAATAATCACTTTGTTTCCAGCACTTAAAGATCCTTTTTCAAAAAAAGGATAT GAGCATTTCTATGACAGTCAAAGTGGATCTGGCTTCTTGGCGTGGCGCATAAAAACCATTCAGCGAAAGACAAAGCTTCCTGTGAAGTCATCTCAACCACCAGTTGAAACAACTGGAGGCGCCACTCTTGATAGGAACATCCACCACCTTCAGTCGTCAGAAGAGTCCTTCCAGGAGGCAATAGCATTAATGAACCACATCAGTGACAGAGAGACTATATTGCTGAAAATGCGCGAGACGTTTGAATATAGGCAGCGGCTTGTCCATAATCCTGAGACATCTGGTACAGTACTCTCAGTGTTCCCTCGGCTGTTAGATACACAGGGATTG ATACTTCAAGACTTCAGTCTTCTCTTTGGTGATGAAATAGCAGTCAGACTCCTGGAGAAATGGCATACTTCATTCAAGGCAAAGGTGATTAAAGAAGCAGAGACCCTTACATGCACCCCCCTCATACAACGGCTACTGAGATCAGCCAAGGACCAGCAAGGAGAGCAAACAGTCGATTATTCTGCAG AGTGGGATAGTGACATGGCATCACTCCTTCTCTTGTTGCACATCTCCCCCATCTTGTTGCACCACCCCCATCTCATGGAAGGAAGAAAATGCAGAGGATCAGTGCATGCCAAGCTGTGGACCATGTGGTGA
- the LOC140591782 gene encoding uncharacterized protein gives MEDATFVAFCHFIADVFSGISKFSLLLQRNEIILPQAVCGLEKLLVTTEAMVVRPKPNGQLSEFLADMRLQRRQQQDEGEMAIYKFQTITLKGEASKLAGVMDATIKSTVKHLKARFSSLLGESASESDTTKAVKCFKIFNHDSWPENQEDLVDHGADDLAFLLDHFSTVLRRNGVITELAKEVCRLEAVNCQDVQRQDLPQPLGAYVDQRALLFRVQEHPAPCTYYAGPPCLSCSL, from the exons ATGGAAGATGCCACTTTTGTGGCCTTTTGCCATTTTATTGCAGACGTGTTCAGTGGCATTAGTAAGTTTAGCCTCCTACTTCAGAGGAATGAGATCATCCTACCTCAG GCAGTTTGCGGCCTTGAAAAACTGCTGGTGACCACAGAGGCAATGGTTGTGAGACCCAAGCCTAATGGACAACTGTCAGAGTTCCTGGCTGACATGAGGCTGCAGAGAAGGCAACAGCAGGATGAGGGTGAAATGGCAATCTACAAATTCCAG ACAATAACACTCAAAGGAGAGGCATCAAAGCTGGCAGGAGTAATGGATGCAACAATCAAATCCACTGTAAAACATCTGAAAGCAAGATTCAGTAGCCTCCTAG GGGAGAGTGCTTCTGAGTCTGACACAACTAAGGCTGTCAAATGCTTCAAAATTTTCAATCATGATAGCTGGCCAGAGAACCAAGAGGACTTAGTGGACCATGGTGCTGATGACCTTGCATTTCTATTGGATCACTTCTCCACAGTCCTGAGAAG AAATGGTGTAATCACTGAGCTTGCAAAAGAAGTTTGTAGGCTTGAAGCTGTTAATTGCCAGGATGTTCAAAGACAAGACCTACCTCAGCCTTTGGGAGCTTATGTTGACCAGAGAGCCCTACTGTTCAGAGTACAAG aacaTCCTGCACCTTGTACATATTATGCTGGTCCTCCCTGTCTCAGCTGCAGTTTGTGA